From the Panthera leo isolate Ple1 chromosome C1, P.leo_Ple1_pat1.1, whole genome shotgun sequence genome, one window contains:
- the LOC122226338 gene encoding 60S ribosomal protein L39-like, which translates to MSSHKTFRIKRFLAKKQKQNRPIPPWVRMKTGNKIRYNSKRQNWRRMKLGL; encoded by the coding sequence ATGTCTTCTCACAAGACTTTCAGGATCAAGCGATTCCTtgccaagaaacaaaagcagaatcgTCCCATTCCCCCGTGGGTTCGGATGAAAACTGGTAATAAAATCAGATACAACTCCAAGAGGCAGAATTGGAGAAGAATGAAGCTGGGCCTGTAA